Proteins from one Oncorhynchus nerka isolate Pitt River unplaced genomic scaffold, Oner_Uvic_2.0 unplaced_scaffold_1557, whole genome shotgun sequence genomic window:
- the LOC135568486 gene encoding cilia- and flagella-associated protein 251-like: MSSLSCSPPDKEEEVCWMEKEALVKEEEEVTIQKQVEGEAVTVKEEEKDVPVKEEEDAFRVKEEEDVTVKEEEKEKEEDAVFGVKEEEEEVTVTSKKEEEEDEETGYLCPVSQKHIQASNGSNNVLSLKMVLRNRALINTREM, encoded by the exons ATGAGTTCACTAAGCTGCTCTCCTCCTGATAAAGAAGAGGAAGTCTGCTGGATGGAGAAAGAAGCTctggtgaaagaggaggaggaagttacaatacaaaaacaagtagagggtgaggctgttacggtgaaagaagaagagaaagacgtccCAGTTAAAGAAGAGGAAGatgcgttcagagtgaaagaggaggaggatgttacagtaaaagaagaggagaaagagaaagaggaggatgcggtttttggagtgaaagaggaggaggaggaggtgactgTCACATCcaaaaaggaggaggaagaagacgaggaaactggatatctgtgcccggtttcccaaaagcatattCAGGCGTCCAATGGTTCTAACAATGTACTTAGCCTTAAGATGGTTTTGAGAAACCGGgccctgattaacacta gagagatgtga